Within Paenibacillus sabinae T27, the genomic segment CGAAGGAAGGCGCGGAGAACGAGTACGAGGAAATTACGGAAGAGCAGACCGTCAACAGCATGGTCCCGATCTGGCGCAAGAACAAGAGCGAGCTGAAAGACGAGGATTACGAGAACTTCTATCAGGAGAAGCGCTATGGCTTCGACAAGCCGCTGAAGCACATCCATATCAGCGCCGACGGCGCGGTGGTGTATAACGCAATTCTGTTCATTCCGGAGAATACGCCTTTCGACTATTACACGAAGGAATATGAAAAAGGCCTCGAGCTGTACTCGAACGGCGTCCTCATCATGAACAAATGCGCCGATCTGCTGCCCGACTATTTCAGCTTCGTAAAAGGCATGGTCGATTCCGAGGACCTGTCGCTGAACATCTCCCGTGAGCTGCTTCAGCATGACCGCCAGCTCAGCCTGATCGCGAAGAACATCAAGAACAAGATAAAGAGCGCTCTGCTAAGTCTGCTCAAGGACGAGAGAGAGAAATACGAGAAGTTCTTCGGCGCCTTCGGCCGGGGGCTGAAATTCGGCGTGTACAACGATTACGGCATGAATAAGGACACGCTTCAGGATCTGCTGCTGTTCCATTCCTCCAAGGAGAAGAAACTGGTCAGTTTGGACGAATACGTGTCGAGAATGCCTGAGGATCAGAAATACATCTACTACGCTTCCGGCGAGTCCATCGAACGGATCGAGAAGCTGCCGCAGACCGAGTTGGTAGCCGATAAGGGCTATGAAATTTTGTATTTTACCGACGATATCGACGAATTCGCCATCAAAGTTCTTCTGAGCTACAAGGACAAAGAATTCAAATCCGTCTCCAGCGGCGATCTTGGCATCGATACGGAAGAGCAGGATAAAGCCGCGGAGAACGCGGATACCGAGAACAAGGATCTCTTTGAGGAGATGAAAGGGCTGCTCGGCGGCAAGGTTAAGAGCGTCAAAGCTTCCAAACGCCTCAAATCCCATCCGGTCTGCCTGTCCTCCGAAGGCGAGCTGACGATCGAGATGGAAAAAACGCTCCGGGCGATGCAGAACGCCGGCGATGTCCAGGCCGAGAAGGTGCTGGAGATCAACGTGAACCATGACGTCTTCAAGTCGCTGAAGGATGCGCAGAGCAAGGACAAGGAGAAGCTGGCGCTCTACACGAATCTGCTGTACAACCAGGCGCTGCTGATCGAAGGTCTGCCGGTTGGCGATCCGGTGGAGTTCACGAACGATATTTGCAAAATCATGGTGTAAAACATTTCTTTGAATTGAACAGCCGGCTGCAGGCGCTTAGCCAACAGTCGGCTGTTTTGCTTTACATACGCCCCTTCTTAACTGAAGGACGCACAGAACAAGGACAAGGAGAAGTTGGTTTGGCTTCTACGTAGTACCCTTCTTAAGGCAAGGTAGCCGAAGTGGCGGCCGTTGCGAGGAATGTTGCGCGGAATGCCTGCAGGTGTACATCTTTTTTTTCATAAGCTTCTCCGCCAAATCAAATACCTGCAAAGATGCATGTATTACTTTGCCATTCTCCTGATTCCGGCGTGTATGCATCCAATGCCTGCACGATCGCAGCTATTTCCTTCTTCCCAAGTAGAATCCGCGACAAAACCTGCAGGTTTGCAGGAAAACACAGGGCCCACCTAAACAGCCGATCCGCTAAGGGGGCCATGAGAATTAGACCAGGCGGAATTAGTAGCTTTGTGATAATTAGCAGCCAGCTAAAGCAAGAGAGGCTTAGGGTTTGACATATTTCTGGCAGCGGTGATACGCTCTCTTCAAAAGACATCGCGGCAGAAGGAGAATTCCCTATGGATGAACGGAATGTGATAGATCATGGGATTTTATCTAAGGAACTATTGCTTCTTCTTGCTCTGCTTGCTAAGGACAAAGTTGACGAGATGGCAGACCGGCAGCCGGAGATGTTCGCGGATATCGATTGGAAGGAGTTCATGCGGCTTGCCATGCATCATCGCGTGTATCCTTTTCTATATCCCAAACTCAGCCGTATGGCCGAAGGGAAGATTCCTTCCGGGCTCGTTCAGTGGCTCAAGCAAGAGTACTGCAATAATACCGTCCGGATGCTCCACCTCAGCGGCGAAATGGACAGGCTGGCCGATAAGCTGGCTGACGCGGGCATCCCGGCCCTTTTCCTGAAAGGACCGGTGCTGGCGCAGGCTTTGTACGGCGATATCTCGCTCCGTACATCCCGTGACCTCGATTTTATCGTCCCTTTGGACAAGCTGGCTGAAGCAGAAGCCCTACTCGTCCGGCTCGGCTACGTGGAGGAAATCGAATTCGAGACGATTCTGGGAGACTGGAAATGGAGACAGCATCACAGGACGTACAATCACCCCGACGTCAACATTAAGGCAGAGATCCACTGGAGGCTGAATCCGGCGCCTTCCAGAGAGCCGGGCTTCGGTGAACTGTGGGAGCGAAAGAGGACGAGCGATGCGTTGGGCCGTAATATTCATTATTTGGGGGCCGAGGATTTGTTCCTATTCCTGGCCGCTCACGGAGCCAGACACGGCTGGTCCAGATTGCGATGGCTGCTGGATATCAAGCAGCTGCTACTTCAGCGGCCGGACGGCGGGACATTGACCCGGCTTCTTCACCGCTACGGATATGACGATATCGGGGGCCAAGCCCTTTTACTAGCGACGGAAGTGCTTAAAGCGCCGGTTGATCCAGGCCTTTCACGTTTGATGGAAAGGCCGAAGGCCCGGCGTCTGGCGCGGCTTTCCATGTTCTACGTGGGGCGGATGGTCAATCTGCATAATCCGCCGCTGCCGCCTGAAGTAGAGCGGCATTACCGATATTATCAGCCGGCGATTTTATCGCGGGGGCAGCAGCTGGTGTACGCGCTCGGTTTTCTTTTTCCTTATGCGGCGGACGCGAAGACGCTGCCCTTGCCGAGGCCGCTGCACTTTCTTTACTTCGTTTTGCGGCCCTTTTTATGGACATGGAGAAAAGCCTTCGGCGAGGGCAAATGAGCCGCTCACTCACTAAAAACCTCCAGTTCTATAACCCGCTTTCGGCTCATACGCTGGAGCGGGTTATTTTTTTGCCTACATCTCCGGACCGAGGTCCGAATCGGCTTGCGGACGGTATGGGCCGGTTCGGCCTTCGGATTATAATAGAGATAAAGTGGTATTAAACGGATAGGGGAGGGGTACCGTTTGACGATTCTTGAGGTTAAGAAATTGAAAAAATCTTTCGGCGAGGTCAAGGCTGTTCAGGACATCAGCTTCACGGTGGAAGCGGGGGAGGTCTTTACGATTATCGGGCCGAACGGAGCGGGCAAGACGACAACCCTGGAGATGATCGAAGGCTTGCAGCCGCCGGATGCCGGCAGTATTTTCATTGCCGGATTGTCCTGGGACAAGAACGAGAGCGAAATCAAGACCCGGATCGGCGTACAGCCTCAGTCGAGCGCCTTGTTCGACCTGCTCACCGCCGAGGAAAATCTGGACTTGTTCGCTTCCTTTTACCCGAAGCGCAAATCGACCGCCGAGGTGCTGGAAATGATCAATCTGACCGAGCACCGGAACAAGCGGGTCAAATCACTGTCCGGCGGCCAGCGTCAGCGTCTGGCCATCGGCCTTGCGATGATCAATGACCCGCAGGTGATTTTTCTCGATGAGCCGACAACGGGACTCGACCCTCAGGCGCGCCGCAACATCTGGGACATTATTCTTCAATTGAAGCAGATGGGGACGACGATAATTTTGACGACGCACTACATGGAAGAGGCGGAGAAGCTGAGCGACCGCGTCTGCATCGTCGATCAGGGCACGGTGATCAGCCTCGACACGCCGGCGGCACTGATCGGCAAGCTGACGCGGGAACGGGAAGTACGGCTGTCTTTCTTTGATGGTGAAGCTGCGGCAGCGCGGACCGAGCAGGCGCTCCGGGACCTTCCGGAAATTGTACGGATGGAGCGGGACGGGGAGAACCTGACGCTCTGGTCGCCGGAGCCGGAGCAGGTGCTGTACGGGTTGCTTGGTTTCACCAAGGAGCAGGGTTATCGGGTCGAGCATGTGTCCATTCGCGAAATGAGCCTTGAAGATGTCTTTATTGCCTTCACGGGCAAGGAATGGAGGGATTGATCATGAACGCAGGCACCCAGCTGAAGAAATTATTTATTGCTCAACTGAAGACGATGTTCCGCGAGAAGGCGGTCTGGTTTTGGAATTTATTTTTCCCGGTTATTCTCATGGTGCTGTTTATGGTTATTTTGGGCGGAGGCGGGGACGGCGGAGACTTCAAAGCGAAGGTGGCGCTGGTTAAGCCGGTATCGACCGCGGCCAGCGATTCTCTGGAGGCCGGACTGAGGAAGATTCCGGTCTTCGAGTGGAAGTCGGGGGAGGCCGTCGATGGCACCCAGGCCGATAAGTTGGTAAAGGGCAAGGATGTTGACGCGGCCATCGTTCTGCCGGAGAACGGCAGCGGCGGCGATATCCGCCTGATCGTCAATGCCGAGAATGAGAGCAACGCCACCACCCAAGCGATCCGGGGCATTCTGGACCGATATGTTCAGGAAGCCAGCTTTGCGGCGGCGGGAGTCGAACCGGCTTTCCGGCTGCAGACGTCGTCGGTGTCGAGCGGCAGCAAGGATATCAGCAGCGCGGACTTCCTTCTGACCGGCTTGATTTCCCTGTCCATCGCCCAGGCCGGACTGTTCGGGATGGTCGACATGGTTGAAATCCGCAGATCCGGCCTGCTCAAGCGGCTGCGCATGACCCCGATGCGGATGGGGCTGTACGGCCTTGGCGGCATGCTGGTCCGCTTCGTGCTCAGCTTCGTGCAGATTGTCCTGCTGACCGTTATCGGTGTCTTCGGGTTCGGCGCGAATCTGCATCTGAATCTGCCGGTGCTGATTATCGCCTTCTTCATCGGAGTTCTGGCCTTCAACGCCCTTGGTTATCTGATCTCTTCCTTCAGCAAATCCCTGGAATCCTACATGGGTGTGGCGAACATCACCAGTTTCCTGATGATGTTCATCAGCGGCGTCTTCTTCTCCACCAGCAGCCTGCCCGATTGGCTGAAGCCAGTCACCCGGGTGCTGCCGCTGACCTATTTCGTCGAAGGCATGCGGGACGGCATGGTTTACGGCTCCGGCCTGTTTAACGCCGCGTTCTGGAGCGGCATCGGCATCCTCACCCTGTGGGGAGCGGCGGCGTTCGCCCTCGGGGCACTGATTTACCGGAAGGCTAAGGTGGAGGTGCGGTAGAGGTTGCGGCAGCGGTTGAACGGTTAAGAGAAGGACCATACATGGACGGGTGGCTGTTCCTTTAATGGGTAGCCGCCTTTTTTTGTTGTCCAGAGAGCAGGCTGTATATGTCTTTCCACGGTCAATGTTGAGTCCGGCTCCCGACTAGGCTAAAATATCCCTATCACAACATTGATTACAGAAGGGAATTGTGCCGTTTGAGTAATGAAGAAATGAACGTTGAGAAAGTAAGCGCCGAAACAGCGGATAGCGGACTCCCTGAGAATTACGCGGAATTGAAAAAGGAGGCAGGCCGCTCTGCAGATTGGAGAGCCCGTCTGTCCGCGGTCGAGGAGCTGGGGAATTACCCTCACCGGCAGGTTATTGATATTCTGACGCGCCTGGCCGAAAGCGATCCGGTCTATACTGTGCAGGAAGCGGCTTACCTGAAGCTTAAAGCATTCGGCGAGAATGTGGCGGCGCCTTCCAAGAACAAGCCCGAGCTGTTCAAAGGCATCACCAAAATTCTGCTGCGAATCAAGAAAAGCCTTCCCCGGAACCATACGTATGAAGAGTTCAAGGAAAAGCTGAAGAAGATGCGGATCGACGTGTACGACGCCTATGAAGGCGAGAAGGGCGAAGACTTCGACAAGTGGCTGGAGAGCAAGTGGTCTTCGGTAAAATAACTTGGCCAGTCCCAAAATAGGGACGAGCCGACAGTGAAGGAGCAGCTCCGGCCTGCGGTTAGGCTGGGGATGTGCTCTTTTTTGTTATCTATATGATCTTAAAAAAGGAGGGCACTGCCATGATTCTCGTCAGTGCTTGCCTTGCCGGTGTCGAGTGCCGGTATGACGGCTCGCATAATGTGCAGGAGAAAATTAGGCAATTGGCCCGTGAGAACAAGGTTGTGCTTGTCTGCCCCGAAGTGTTCGGCGGTTGTCCCACGCCGCGCGAGCCGGCCGAGATTGTGGGAGGAACCGGTGAAGATGTTTTGAAAGGACGAGCCAAGGTCATTGACCGGTCCGGAAAGGATGTTACCGGGCTCTTCATAGCGGGGGCCTATAAAGCGCTGGAAACCGCGCGGGAGCATCAGGCTACACTCATTGTACTAAAAGAAAACAGTCCTTCCTGCGGCAGCAGCATGATTTATGACGGCCGGTTTGCGGGCCATAAAATCCCCGGAGAGGGTGTAACGGCCGCTTTGCTGCGGCGGGAAGGTTTCAAGGTTGTTTCGGAGAACGAGTTTGCGTCGGGAGAATATGATGCCTGGTAACCGCTCCTTCTCCGGGTTCATTCGAGCATTTTAAGCGGCTTACCATACATGAAGCAAAAGCGCCCCGGTCATCCATGCCCGGGGCCCTCTTTTTACGTAAGTCCATTACAATTGTGATTGCCGTATTTTGGCGCTTAAGCCATGGGCGGGATGCTATTTGTTCGTGCTGTGCTGCTTGTTCTGGAGCTTGCTGCCTTCATTGCCTTTTGCCCGGTGCTTGTTTTTCTCGTCTTTTTTCTGAGTGTCGTGCAGCTTTTCCACAAATTCATGGGTGCTATCCATGGTTGTCCTCCTTTAGGCGATATGCATGGTATTAATGTAACCCGTTTACCTGTAAACCATGTGCTTTAAACGATCCGGGTAGGTCATTTTGGTCCTTCTGAATCTTTTTCTAGTAAATGGTATGATAGAGAGACAAGAAACAATAGATTCGGCAGGAAGGGAAAATAGGGATATGGAACTTGTTTTTGTATACGGTACGTTGCGGCAAGGTGAGGTAAATCATCATTTAATGAGCGGCGCACGGTTGATCGCGCGTATGGCGCAGATCCAGGGAGTGTTAATGGATACGGGGCGGGGCTACCCGGCTGTAGTACAGGAAGACTCTGGCGTTGTGGCGGGCGAGCTGTATGAAGTATCGGCGGAGATGCTGGCAAGGCTGGATGAGCTCGAGGATTTTTACGGCCCGGAGAACCCGGCAAATGAATATGAGCGAATCAGAACGGCTGTGACGACGGACAGCGGACAACGGGAAGCATGGGTATATGTATATATGAAGCGGGAGCATGACGTCATTGCCCAGGGAGACTGGAAGCTGCATTTGCTAAGGCAGAATTCCCATGTGCTTTATTTTGCCTATGGTAGCTGCATGGACTTGGAAAGAATCACACTGGCAGGAGCGGCAGAATGGTTTGTGGATGTGAGAGGCCGCGGGGTAGCGGACGGGTTCAATCTTCAGTTTACCTACCGGGCCAAGGATGGCGGCCGTGCCGATCTGGTGGAGGACGGGGGCAGAGTGGAGGGCAAGCTGTACAGGATACCGACTGAATGTCTGGACAAGTACCTGTATCTCCGGGAAGGCGTGAACAGCGGAATGTATCGACCGGCGGTTCTAAGTGTCCAGTGCGAAGACGGAAGTGTGCAGGATGCGGTGACGTTCCTGGTTGTGTACAAAAATCCCGAGATGTCCCCGCCGGGACACTATATGCGGGAAATTTTGCGTGGAGCGCGCCCGATTGTCTCTTTAGAATATTATGGGGAGCTGGAAGAGCGGTTCTGGACGAGCTATGGATTTCGGCTGGAGGAGTAATTAAAGGTCCTGAAACAATATTTAAAATAATGCTTGCATTAGTTTCGTGTCCATGGTATATTCTAATTCCGGCCAAGAAATACGGGCTCTGCTTCAAAAAAAGAATTAAAAAAAGAGCTTGCATTAAACGGTCGGATATGATATATTATAAAAGTTGCTGCTGATGAGAAGTTGAGCGGCGGCAAAGAAGTTTGATCTTTGAAAACTGAACAACGAGTGAGTATTAAATGAGAAGAAATTCTCGTCAGTTTGTTTGATTGAGCTATCGGCTCTACCTTTTTGGAGAGTTTGATCCTGGCTCAGGACGAACGCTGGCGGCGTGCCTAATACATGCAAGTCGAGCGGAGTTGTGAGAGAGCTTGCTCTCGATCAACTTAGCGGCGGACGGGTGAGTAACACGTAGGCAACCTGCCCCTTGGACTGGGATAACTACCGGAAACGGTAGCTAATACCGGATAAGACCTTCTGGTGCATACCGGAAGGCGGAAAGGCGGAGCAATCTGTCACCAGGGGATGGGCCTGCGGCGCATTAGCTAGTTGGTGGGGTAACGGCTCACCAAGGCGACGATGCGTAGCCGACCTGAGAGGGTGAACGGCCACACTGGGACTGAGACACGGCCCAGACTCCTACGGGAGGCAGCAGTAGGGAATCTTCCGCAATGGGCGAAAGCCTGACGGAGCAACGCCGCGTGAGTGATGAAGGTTTTCGGATCGTAAAGCTCTGTTGCCAGGGAAGAACGTTCTTAAGAGTAACTGCTTAAGAAGTGACGGTACCTGAGAAGAAAGCCCCGGCTAACTACGTGCCAGCAGCCGCGGTAATACGTAGGGGGCAAGCGTTGTCCGGAATTATTGGGCGTAAAGCGCGCGCAGGCGGCTGTTTAAGTCTGGTGTTTAAACCATGGGCTCAACCTGTGGTCGCACTGGAAACTGGGCAGCTTGAGTGCAGAAGAGGAAAGTGGAATTCCACGTGTAGCGGTGAAATGCGTAGAGATGTGGAGGAACACCAGTGGCGAAGGCGACTTTCTGGGCTGTAACTGACGCTGAGGCGCGAAAGCGTGGGGAGCAAACAGGATTAGATACCCTGGTAGTCCACGCCGTAAACGATGAGTGCTAGGTGTTAGGGGTTTCGATACCCTTGGTGCCGAAGTTAACACAGTAAGCACTCCGCCTGGGGAGTACGGTCGCAAGACTGAAACTCAAAGGAATTGACGGGGACCCGCACAAGCAGTGGAGTATGTGGTTTAATTCGAAGCAACGCGAAGAACCTTACCAGGTCTTGACATCCCTCTGACCGGACTAGAGATAGTCCTTTCCTTCGGGACAGAGGAGACAGGTGGTGCATGGTTGTCGTCAGCTCGTGTCGTGAGATGTTGGGTTAAGTCCCGCAACGAGCGCAACCCTTGACTTTAGTTGCCAGCAGGTAAAGCTGGGCACTCTAGAGTGACTGCCGGTGACAAACCGGAGGAAGGTGGGGATGACGTCAAATCATCATGCCCCTTATGACCTGGGCTACACACGTACTACAATGGCCGGTACAACGGGAAGCGAAGCCGCGAGGCGGAGCCAATCTTATAAAGCCGGTCTCAGTTCGGATTGCAGGCTGCAACTCGCCTGCATGAAGTCGGAATTGCTAGTAATCGCGGATCAGCATGCCGCGGTGAATACGTTCCCGGGTCTTGTACACACCGCCCGTCACACCACGAGAGTTTACAACACCCGAAGTCGGTGGGGTAACCCGCAAGGGAGCCAGCCGCCGAAGGTGGGGTAGATGATTGGGGTGAAGTCGTAACAAGGTAGCCGTATCGGAAGGTGCGGCTGGATCACCTCCTTTCTATGGAGAATCGTTTCCCGCAGCGGAAACATTCAAATCTTAAATCTAGCCATTCTGGCTAGTTGCTCACTCGTTGGTCAGTTTTGAGAGTTCAAACTCTCAACTTGATCCTTGAAAACTGGATACCGAAACGAAAATTGCGTTTTAGAACATCTTTTAGCTGAACTTGTGTCAAGCGATTGATCAAGTGAAGTAAGTGATGCTTAGAGCGAAAGTTTGATTCGTCAAACTGGAGCGTTGGTTAAGCTATTAAGAGCACACGGAGGATGCCTAGGCGCCAGGAGCCGACGAAGGACGTGGCGAACAACGAAAAGGCCTCGGGGAGCTGTAAGCAAGCTTTGATCCGGGGGTGTCCGAATGGGGAAACCCGGCTGTGGTAATGCACAGTCACTTCCATCTGAATTCATAGGGTGGTTAGAGGCAGACCAGGGGAACTGAAACATCTAAGTACCCTGAGGAAGAGAAAACAAGAGTGATTCCGTCAGTAGCGGCGAGCGAACGCGGAACAGCCTAAACCAGGGAGCTTGCTCCCTGGGGTTGTGGGACGTCTCACATGGAGTTACAAAGGAATCGAGTAAACGAAGAGGTCTGGAAAGGCCCGCCAAAGAAGGTAAAAGCCCTGTACTTGAAATTCTATTCCCTCCGAGACGGATCCCGAGTAGTGCGGGGCACGTGAAACCCCGTATGAATCCGGCAGGACCATCTGCCAAGGCTAAATACTCCCTGGCGACCGATAGTGAAACAGTACCGTGAGGGAAAGGTGAAAAGCACCCCGGAAGGGGAGTGAAACAGTACCTGAAACCGTGTGCTTACAAGAAGTCAGAGCCCATTTTAGGGGTGATGGCGTGCCTTTTGTAGAATGAACCGGCGAGTTACGTTTAACGTGCAAGGTTAAGGCGAGGAGCCGGAGCCGCAGCGAAAGCGAGTCTGAATAGGGCGACTAAGTACGTGGACGTAGACCCGAAACCGTGTGATCTACCCCTGTCCAGGGTGAAGGTGCGGTAACACGCACTGGAGGCCCGAACCCACGAACGTTGAAAAGTTCGGGGATGAGGTGGGGGTAGCGGAGAAATTCCAATCGAACTCGGAGATAGCTGGTTCTCCCCGAAATAGCTTTAGGGCTAGCCTCGGAATATGGAGTCGTGGAGGTAGAGCACTGATTGGGTGCGGGGCCCGCAAGGGTTACCAAGCTCAGTCAAACTCCGAATGCCATCGACTTATCGTCCGGGAGTCAGACAGTGAGTGCTAAGATCCATTGTCAAAAGGGAAACAGCCCAGACCATCAGCTAAGGTCCCCAAGTGTGTGTTAAGTGGGAAAGGATGTGGAGTTGCACAGACAACCAGGATGTTGGCTTAGAAGCAGCCACCATTTAAAGAGTGCGTAATAGCTCACTGGTCGAGTGACTCTGCGCCGAAAATGTAACGGGGCTAAACACACCACCGAAGCTATGGCTTGATGCTTTGCATCAGGGGTAGGGGAGCGTTGTATGCGGGTTGAAGGTTGATCGTGAGGACAGCTGGACTGCATACAAGTGAGAATGCCGGTATGAGTAACGAAAAGATCAGTGAGAATCTGATCCGCCGAAAGCCCAAGGTTTCCTGAGGAAGGCTCGTCCGCTCAGGGTAAGTCGGGACCTAAGGCGAGGCCGACAGGCGTAGTCGAAGGACAACAGGTTGATATTCCTGTACCACCGTAATCCGTTATGAGCGATGGGGGGACGCAGGAGGGTAGTGACGCGGACTGATGGATGTCCGTCCAAGCAGTGAGGCTGGTGTGTAGGCAAATCCGCACACTTTTAAGGCCAGGCTGTGATGGGGAGCGAAAATTACAGTAGCGAAGGTCATGATCTCACACTGCCAAGAAAAGCCTCTAGCCAGGAGAAGGTGCCCGTACCGCAAACCGACACAGGTAGGCGAGAAGAGAATTCTAAGGCGCGCGGAAGAACTCTCGTTAAGGAACTCGGCAAAATGACCCCGTAACTTCGGGAGAAGGGGTGCCTCGGTAGGGTGAATAGCCCGAGGGGGCCGCAGTGAAAAGGCCCAAGCGACTGTTTACCAAAAACACAGGTCTGTGCGAAGCCGCAAGGCGAAGTATACGGGCTGACGCCTGCCCGGTGCTGGAAGGTTAAGGGGAGCGGTTAGGGGTTAAACCCGAAGCTGTGAACCGAAGCCCCAGTAAACGGCGGCCGTAACTATAACGGTCCTAAGGTAGCGAAATTCCTTGTCAGGTAAATTCTGACCCGCACGAATGGCGTAACGACTTGGGCGCTGTCTCAACGAGAGATCCGGTGAAATTTTAATACCTGTGAAGATGCAGGTTACCCGCGACAAGACGGAAAGACCCCATGGAGCTTTACTGCAGCTTGATATTGAACTTGGGTACGATCTGTACAGGATAGGTGGGAGCCTTGGAAGCCGGAGCGCCAGCTTCGGTGGAGGCGACGTTGGGATACCACCCTGATCGTATCTAGGTTCTAACCTGGTACCCTAAACGGGTACGGGGACCGTGTCAGGCGGGCAGTTTGACTGGGGCGGTCGCCTCCTAAAGCGTAACGGAGGCGTCCCAAGGTTCCCTCAGAATGGTTGGAAATCATTCGAAGAGTGCAAAGGCAGAAGGGAGCTTGACTGCGAGACCTACAAGTCGAGCAGGGACGAAAGTCGGGCTTAGTGATCCGGTGGTACCGCATGGAAGGGCCATCGCTCAACGGATAAAAGCTACCCTGGGGATAACAGGCTTATCTCCCCCAAGAGTCCACATCGACGGGGAGGTTTGGCACCTCGATGTCGGCTCATCGCATCCTGGGGCTGAAGTAGGTCCCAAGGGTTGGGCTGTTCGCCCATTAAAGCGGTACGCGAGCTGGGTTCAGAACGTCGTGAGACAGTTCGGTCCCTATCTGTCGTGGGCGTAGGAAATTTGAGAGGAGCTGTCCTTAGTACGAGAGGACCGGGATGGACGTACCGCTGGTGCACCAGTTGTTCCGCCAGGAGCATGGCTGGGTAGCTACGTACGGACGGGATAAGCGCTGAAAGCATCTAAGCGTGAAGCCCCCCTCAAGATGAGATTTCCCAGTATGTAAGACCCCTTGAAGACGACGAGGTAGATAGGTTGGAGGTGGAAGTGCAGCAATGCATGGAGCTGACCAATACTAATCGGTCGAGGGCTTATCCAAAATAACGCAATGTTTCGTTTCGATCCAGTTTTCAGGTGATCAAGCCTGCCGTTTGGTGGCGATGGCGGAGGGGTTCCACGCGTACCCATCCCGAACACGACCGTTAAGCCCTCCAGCGCCGATGGTACTTGGACCGAAGGGTCCTGGGAGAGTAGGACGCCGCCAAGCGGACAACCATATATTTCGTTGTGATATTTATGCTCGCAGCGTTTACATATTACCCAAAAGGGCCCTTAGCTCAGCTGGTTAGAGCGCACCCCTGATAAGGGTGAGGTCGGTGGTTCGAGTCCACTAGGGCCCACCATGATCCCTGATAGCTCAGTTGGTAGAGCACTCGACTGTTAATCGAGTTGTCACAGGTTCGAGTCCTGTTCGGGGAGTTACCGCTCCGGAAAGCAGTGGATGGACAGAAATGTTATTTGCCCGCTTTCCGGTGTACCTTTCATATCATGGAGAGGTGTCCGAGTTGGCCGAAGGAGCACGATTGGAAATCGTGTAGGCGTCAAAAGCGTCTCGAGGGTTCGAATCCCTCTCTCTCCGTTGGATTCCATCGGATAAGATAATGATTGTAACTTTTAGCATGGCCCGTTGGTCAAGGGGTTAAGACACCTCCCTTTCACGGAGGTAACAGGGGTTCGAATCCCCTACGGGTCACCATTTTCTTCTTAGCCGGGGATGAGAATCCCAAATGGTTCGTCGGAGCATTGGCATCGTTTGGAATACATCGCAGTCGACTCGCTTGCGAGGCGTATCCCCTACGGGTCACCATTTTCTTAATCATGTGGAGGCTTAGCTCAGCTGGGAGAGCATCTGCCTTACAAGCAGAGGGTCGGGGGTTCGATCCCCTCAGCCTCCACCATAATTCAATACTTTTATTACTGACGCGGGGTGGAGCAGCTCGGTAGCTCGTCGGGCTCATAACCCGAAGGTCGCAGGTTCAAATCCTGCCCCCGCAACCAAATCTTCTTAATAAGAAGTGCCTCATGGAACCGTGGTGTAGAGGCCTAACATGCCTGCCTGTCACGCAGGAGATCGCGGGTTCGAATCCCGTCGGTTCCGCCATTGATTTA encodes:
- a CDS encoding DUF523 domain-containing protein; translation: MILVSACLAGVECRYDGSHNVQEKIRQLARENKVVLVCPEVFGGCPTPREPAEIVGGTGEDVLKGRAKVIDRSGKDVTGLFIAGAYKALETAREHQATLIVLKENSPSCGSSMIYDGRFAGHKIPGEGVTAALLRREGFKVVSENEFASGEYDAW
- a CDS encoding DUF4023 domain-containing protein is translated as MDSTHEFVEKLHDTQKKDEKNKHRAKGNEGSKLQNKQHSTNK
- a CDS encoding gamma-glutamylcyclotransferase family protein; its protein translation is MELVFVYGTLRQGEVNHHLMSGARLIARMAQIQGVLMDTGRGYPAVVQEDSGVVAGELYEVSAEMLARLDELEDFYGPENPANEYERIRTAVTTDSGQREAWVYVYMKREHDVIAQGDWKLHLLRQNSHVLYFAYGSCMDLERITLAGAAEWFVDVRGRGVADGFNLQFTYRAKDGGRADLVEDGGRVEGKLYRIPTECLDKYLYLREGVNSGMYRPAVLSVQCEDGSVQDAVTFLVVYKNPEMSPPGHYMREILRGARPIVSLEYYGELEERFWTSYGFRLEE